One genomic segment of Roseovarius nanhaiticus includes these proteins:
- a CDS encoding type II toxin-antitoxin system YhaV family toxin, translating to MSGDSVPAQAPLVVNGWSIYAHPLFLDQLEGLTLEVEARKARDPKTWRKKNSTKRLAAIFKLVTEAIPADPGAAAFRQGGTLGDHRKHWFRAKFFQQYRLFYRFNSDAKVIVVAWVNDDKTLRAYGSKTDAYATFKGMLEDGNPPDNFDALLKEAAAADKRFEKSLEAVPDR from the coding sequence ATGAGCGGCGATAGCGTGCCCGCCCAAGCGCCCCTTGTCGTAAACGGATGGTCGATATATGCGCATCCGCTCTTTCTGGACCAGCTCGAAGGGCTGACCCTGGAGGTCGAGGCGCGTAAGGCGCGCGATCCCAAGACCTGGCGCAAGAAAAATTCCACGAAACGGCTGGCCGCCATCTTCAAGCTGGTGACCGAGGCCATACCGGCAGATCCGGGTGCCGCAGCCTTCCGGCAAGGCGGCACACTCGGCGACCACCGCAAGCACTGGTTCCGGGCGAAATTCTTCCAGCAGTATCGGTTGTTTTACCGCTTCAACAGCGATGCGAAGGTCATCGTGGTGGCATGGGTGAATGACGACAAGACCCTGCGCGCCTACGGCAGCAAGACGGATGCATATGCGACGTTCAAAGGGATGTTGGAAGATGGCAATCCACCTGACAATTTCGACGCGCTCTTGAAAGAAGCTGCAGCGGCGGACAAGCGGTTCGAGAAATCCCTTGAAGCGGTGCCCGATCGGTAA
- a CDS encoding DUF6878 family protein, with the protein MTNPQIDYATMAAQWRAERETTLKASRTELLAQLRALGISEVTAEYEGYGDSGNVEDVTVQPAEVNLPEPLATEVGDFAWSLAYHHHPGFENNEGGYGTLTWDLRNDSITLDHADRYVECSHSYVEGL; encoded by the coding sequence ATGACCAATCCCCAGATCGATTATGCCACAATGGCGGCTCAGTGGCGCGCGGAGCGCGAAACCACCTTGAAGGCATCCCGAACGGAGCTGCTCGCGCAACTACGTGCGCTTGGCATCAGCGAGGTCACTGCCGAATACGAAGGCTATGGCGACTCCGGCAATGTCGAGGATGTGACGGTGCAGCCTGCAGAGGTCAACCTGCCGGAGCCACTTGCCACAGAGGTTGGCGACTTCGCCTGGTCGCTCGCCTATCACCATCACCCGGGGTTCGAAAACAACGAGGGCGGCTACGGCACGCTGACCTGGGACTTGCGCAACGACAGCATCACGCTCGATCACGCGGACCGCTATGTCGAATGCTCGCACAGCTATGTAGAGGGTCTTTGA
- a CDS encoding StaA, producing the protein MAAEANSYDTWFRMKVKAALEDACAETSQVQVKQAAQALIDAKRQVEPKS; encoded by the coding sequence GTGGCCGCTGAAGCGAATTCGTATGACACGTGGTTTCGCATGAAGGTAAAGGCCGCGCTTGAGGATGCATGCGCCGAAACTTCACAGGTTCAGGTAAAGCAGGCCGCACAGGCATTGATTGATGCGAAGCGGCAGGTCGAACCCAAGTCCTGA
- a CDS encoding strawberry notch family protein, with protein sequence MTKPKPANPALSISHPDLASALVQIGAEVDHQPLRSSALARIMRETFHGSDAGGAWDWRIAYDMMQAAAIQVLLGGDGAAGDIAAAKLLASRLLTETRRSEQQIRLQQFSTPLPFAALVVRAAAIRKGEAVLEPSAGTGALAAFAARAGATLLLNEIDPFRQHLLRALFGGEVTGHDGEHIDDLLHTPVLPDVVVMNPPFASSVDRSRDKHIAAKHLIAAAKRLALGGRLVAIMPPGFTPERDAAHWSRACGLLTPRLALTMPGQVYRKLGTTVETQLMVFDKVQEDGEMIRAIVCDMDEALPFVDAVAATRPEMRPAQRVEAIPHARPTVPSSAPRKTVASPVAASKPRANAVRPLSFTSFEAPRDNTPVSDIYARYRPQRIAIAGAQEHPTPLVESIAMASVAPRMPSNTGSDDLRLPARLIEEGDLSEAQLETIIMAHDAHGRDLPGRFTIDEDQTKLTRADDDPDARAYRLGYFLGDGTGCGKGRECAGLILVNWLAGRRKAIWVSKSATLIEDAIRDWTDLGGSPADIQPLSKWKPDQPIPMGDGILFVTYATLRSAGKCGTTRLSQILDWMGEDFEGVLAFDEAHAMQNAAGSEQGRGVKPSQQGLAGLRLQLAAPRSRVFYISATGATSVHNLAYAARLGLWGQGPEYPFPSRESFVSAMEAGGVAAMEVVARDLKTLGLYTARALSFDGVEYDVLEHALTPAQIEVYDAYAGAFRTIHHNLEAALTATGVNNASGETNASAARASAKSRFESTKQRFFNHLLMGMKAPSIIHAIKEDLAAGNACVIQVVSTGESLLKRRLEAMDPEDELVEGALTPRDYVLGYLEQAFPIHAQKLVEIDGNMVAEPLRDETGALVVSREALALRDAAMMELMTLAPIPSALDQILWAFGDEAVAEVTGRSIRPLKAEDGHLFIEKRAASSNSSETQAFMDGEKDILIFSDAGGTGRSYHAAQTAKNQKRRRHYLLEPGWRADAAIQGLGRTHRSAQVSAPFFRVCTSDVHGEKRFTSTIAKRLDQLGALTKGQRETGSQGMFREEDNLESPIARAALRGYFADLAAGRAEAMSYESFTDWTALRLIDKDGVLLEELPPIQRFLNRVLALPIHMQNALFAEFMRRIADQTERARAAGTLDLGVETLRGEKIEQVSTEDLWTCPKSGAVTRIIGLEVTDPVHVLGAEEAISRNPDKLPMVNRASGRAALISARPMQMYDEDIVTLMRKVVRPNGSSYLEEARFTSSAWEDIERPEFAKLWDAEAASLPKTTTTKLYLLTGLLLPIWKDIPTTNERIYRVTPDGATAMIGRTLSEEGAAALRARFLVSNPQTGQEMLTAALGTTAPVDLGRGLTLTRRRVAGEMRLELGGADRGMIDGLKALGCFTEIIAFQLRVFLPHGDGIDTAGILALIVGQGAARAAEQAA encoded by the coding sequence ATGACCAAGCCCAAACCGGCAAACCCGGCTCTCTCGATCTCCCACCCTGATCTCGCCTCTGCCCTCGTGCAGATCGGCGCGGAGGTCGACCACCAGCCCCTGCGGAGTTCAGCGCTCGCGCGCATTATGCGCGAGACGTTTCATGGCAGTGATGCCGGGGGCGCCTGGGACTGGCGCATAGCCTATGACATGATGCAGGCTGCGGCCATCCAGGTGCTGCTGGGTGGGGACGGCGCGGCAGGTGACATCGCCGCTGCAAAGCTCCTTGCCTCACGGCTTCTCACGGAAACGCGCCGCTCCGAGCAGCAGATCCGGCTGCAGCAGTTTTCCACGCCGCTGCCATTCGCGGCGCTGGTGGTGCGGGCCGCAGCGATCCGCAAGGGCGAGGCTGTGCTGGAACCCTCGGCTGGCACCGGTGCCCTAGCCGCTTTCGCCGCCCGGGCCGGTGCTACGCTTTTGCTCAACGAGATCGACCCCTTTCGCCAGCACCTCCTGCGCGCCCTCTTCGGCGGCGAGGTGACGGGCCATGACGGGGAGCATATCGACGATCTGCTGCACACGCCGGTTCTACCCGACGTCGTGGTGATGAATCCGCCCTTCGCCTCCTCGGTCGATCGCTCCCGGGACAAGCACATCGCTGCCAAACATCTCATTGCGGCTGCAAAGCGCCTGGCACTCGGTGGGCGGCTGGTGGCGATCATGCCGCCGGGATTCACGCCCGAACGCGATGCCGCGCATTGGTCCCGCGCCTGCGGTTTGCTCACGCCGCGCTTGGCACTCACGATGCCGGGACAGGTCTATCGCAAGCTCGGCACAACTGTGGAAACCCAGCTCATGGTCTTCGACAAGGTGCAGGAGGACGGCGAGATGATCCGCGCCATTGTGTGCGACATGGACGAAGCCCTTCCTTTTGTCGACGCCGTGGCCGCAACCCGGCCCGAGATGCGCCCTGCCCAACGGGTTGAAGCGATCCCTCATGCTCGGCCGACCGTTCCATCATCTGCCCCGCGCAAGACCGTCGCTTCGCCTGTTGCCGCCTCCAAACCCCGGGCCAATGCCGTCCGCCCGCTCAGCTTCACAAGCTTTGAGGCCCCGCGCGACAACACGCCTGTCTCGGATATCTATGCGCGTTACCGGCCGCAGCGGATCGCGATCGCGGGTGCGCAGGAACATCCCACGCCGCTCGTTGAAAGCATCGCCATGGCCTCGGTTGCCCCGCGCATGCCCTCAAACACGGGCAGTGATGACTTGCGCCTGCCCGCACGGTTGATCGAGGAGGGAGACCTCTCCGAGGCGCAGCTCGAGACCATCATCATGGCGCATGATGCCCATGGGCGTGATCTGCCCGGTCGGTTTACCATCGACGAGGACCAGACCAAGCTGACGCGCGCCGATGATGATCCAGACGCACGGGCCTATCGCCTCGGTTATTTCCTCGGCGACGGCACCGGTTGCGGCAAGGGGCGCGAATGCGCGGGGCTCATCCTTGTCAACTGGCTGGCCGGGCGCAGAAAGGCGATCTGGGTCTCCAAATCCGCCACGCTTATCGAGGACGCGATCCGCGACTGGACCGATCTCGGCGGCTCGCCTGCCGACATTCAGCCGCTCTCCAAATGGAAACCGGACCAGCCCATCCCGATGGGCGACGGTATCCTTTTTGTCACCTACGCCACGCTGCGGTCCGCGGGCAAATGCGGCACCACGCGGCTGAGCCAGATCCTCGACTGGATGGGCGAAGACTTTGAAGGCGTGCTGGCTTTTGATGAAGCCCATGCCATGCAGAATGCGGCGGGGTCCGAGCAGGGCAGGGGGGTCAAACCCTCCCAGCAGGGCCTTGCTGGCCTACGGCTGCAACTGGCCGCGCCGCGCTCGCGCGTCTTTTACATCTCGGCCACGGGCGCCACGAGCGTGCACAACCTGGCCTATGCCGCGCGGCTGGGGCTCTGGGGGCAGGGCCCCGAATATCCCTTCCCGAGCCGCGAGAGCTTTGTGTCGGCGATGGAAGCCGGCGGCGTTGCCGCCATGGAGGTGGTCGCGCGCGATCTCAAGACGCTCGGGCTTTACACAGCGCGTGCCCTCAGCTTCGACGGTGTTGAATACGATGTGCTCGAACACGCGCTGACCCCGGCCCAGATCGAGGTCTATGACGCCTACGCTGGAGCGTTTCGCACCATCCACCATAATCTCGAGGCGGCGCTGACGGCGACCGGTGTCAACAATGCCTCGGGCGAGACCAATGCCTCGGCCGCACGCGCCTCTGCCAAATCTCGCTTCGAGAGCACGAAACAGCGCTTCTTCAACCATCTCCTGATGGGCATGAAGGCTCCAAGCATCATCCACGCCATCAAGGAAGATCTGGCGGCAGGCAATGCTTGCGTCATCCAGGTTGTCTCGACAGGCGAGAGCCTGCTGAAGCGTCGGCTTGAGGCGATGGACCCGGAGGATGAACTCGTCGAGGGTGCCTTGACGCCGCGCGACTATGTTCTCGGCTACCTCGAACAGGCCTTCCCGATTCATGCGCAAAAGCTGGTCGAGATCGACGGCAATATGGTGGCCGAGCCGCTCCGCGATGAAACTGGCGCGCTGGTCGTCTCGCGCGAGGCGCTCGCTCTGCGTGACGCGGCCATGATGGAGTTGATGACGCTCGCCCCAATCCCCTCGGCACTCGACCAGATCCTCTGGGCCTTTGGCGACGAGGCCGTGGCAGAAGTCACGGGGCGGTCCATCCGGCCCCTCAAGGCCGAGGATGGTCATCTCTTCATCGAAAAGCGCGCCGCCAGCAGCAATTCATCCGAAACCCAAGCCTTCATGGACGGCGAGAAGGATATCCTGATCTTTTCCGATGCGGGCGGTACGGGCCGGTCCTATCACGCGGCGCAAACGGCGAAGAACCAGAAACGGCGGCGGCACTATCTTCTGGAGCCCGGCTGGCGCGCGGATGCGGCCATCCAGGGGCTCGGGCGCACGCATCGCTCGGCTCAGGTCAGCGCGCCCTTCTTCCGGGTCTGCACCTCGGATGTGCATGGCGAAAAGCGTTTCACCTCGACTATAGCCAAACGCCTCGACCAGCTGGGGGCCTTGACCAAGGGTCAGCGCGAGACCGGCTCGCAGGGCATGTTCCGGGAGGAGGACAATCTCGAAAGCCCGATCGCGCGGGCGGCACTGCGTGGGTATTTCGCCGATCTTGCCGCCGGGCGCGCTGAAGCGATGAGCTACGAGAGCTTCACCGACTGGACGGCCCTGCGGCTGATCGACAAGGACGGGGTGCTCCTTGAGGAGCTTCCCCCGATCCAGCGGTTTCTGAACCGGGTGCTTGCCCTGCCCATCCACATGCAGAACGCGCTCTTTGCCGAGTTCATGCGCCGGATTGCCGATCAGACTGAACGGGCGCGCGCGGCGGGCACGCTCGATCTCGGCGTGGAAACCCTGCGCGGCGAAAAGATCGAGCAGGTCTCCACAGAGGATCTCTGGACCTGCCCGAAATCCGGCGCCGTGACGCGGATCATCGGGCTCGAGGTGACGGACCCGGTCCATGTCTTGGGCGCTGAAGAGGCCATATCGCGCAATCCGGATAAGCTGCCGATGGTCAATCGCGCCTCCGGTCGCGCGGCGCTCATCTCGGCACGCCCGATGCAGATGTATGACGAAGACATCGTCACGCTGATGCGCAAGGTTGTGCGGCCAAACGGGTCGAGCTACCTGGAGGAGGCGCGGTTCACGTCTTCGGCCTGGGAAGACATCGAAAGGCCCGAGTTTGCAAAGCTTTGGGATGCCGAGGCAGCGTCCCTGCCAAAAACCACCACAACCAAGCTCTACCTGCTGACCGGGCTCTTGTTGCCGATCTGGAAGGACATTCCGACCACCAATGAACGCATCTACCGGGTCACGCCTGACGGGGCGACGGCGATGATCGGGCGCACGCTGAGCGAGGAAGGGGCGGCAGCGCTGCGCGCCCGCTTCCTCGTGTCCAACCCGCAAACAGGGCAGGAGATGCTGACCGCCGCCCTCGGCACCACCGCACCTGTCGATCTGGGCCGGGGTCTCACCCTGACCCGTCGCCGGGTCGCAGGCGAGATGCGTCTCGAGCTGGGCGGTGCGGATCGGGGCATGATCGACGGCCTCAAGGCCCTCGGCTGCTTCACCGAGATCATCGCCTTCCAGTTGCGGGTGTTCCTGCCGCACGGAGACGGGATCGACACAGCCGGCATTCTGGCTCTGATCGTCGGGCAGGGAGCCGCCAGAGCGGCAGAACAAGCCGCCTGA
- a CDS encoding type II toxin-antitoxin system PrlF family antitoxin — MTALAQDVSKLTDRYQTTVPAGVRKQLKLGKGDQIRYCTEPSGRVYIEPVRSDEEDPVLGAFLDFVEADIKAHPDRIRAFDGALHDRLAALVGDVDVDLDAPLSLEDE; from the coding sequence ATGACAGCGCTCGCACAAGATGTCTCGAAACTCACGGATCGGTATCAGACGACCGTGCCGGCGGGTGTGCGCAAGCAGCTCAAGCTGGGCAAGGGCGACCAGATTCGCTACTGCACCGAGCCGAGTGGCAGGGTCTATATCGAGCCCGTCCGCAGCGACGAGGAAGATCCCGTGCTCGGAGCCTTTCTCGATTTTGTCGAGGCCGATATCAAGGCGCATCCGGACCGCATTCGGGCATTCGATGGGGCTTTGCATGACCGTCTTGCAGCACTGGTCGGAGACGTTGACGTCGATCTCGATGCGCCGCTATCGCTCGAGGATGAATGA
- a CDS encoding DUF6915 family protein gives MAHPLHHAESSARKFGGVPSDYQSVHDWFDASKEHLALFTHRAMRHHAQGLFEAERVFGLTLTNSAGRDIPVRWIGEQHIREDCQGRIPSMADWLRRIQPEPWMANGHIDRHSGDEPCGDPRVAWASEVAAGRTVLGLKDWMAARATQATQGA, from the coding sequence ATGGCCCATCCGCTTCATCATGCCGAAAGCTCTGCCCGGAAATTCGGCGGGGTGCCGTCTGACTATCAGTCTGTGCACGATTGGTTCGATGCCTCGAAAGAGCACCTCGCGCTCTTCACGCACCGCGCCATGCGTCACCATGCGCAAGGCCTGTTCGAGGCCGAACGGGTTTTTGGCCTGACACTGACCAATAGTGCGGGCCGCGACATCCCCGTGCGCTGGATCGGCGAGCAGCATATCCGTGAAGACTGCCAGGGCCGCATCCCGAGCATGGCGGACTGGCTGCGACGGATACAGCCTGAGCCATGGATGGCCAATGGCCACATCGACCGGCATTCCGGCGATGAGCCCTGCGGCGACCCAAGGGTTGCCTGGGCCTCCGAGGTCGCCGCCGGAAGAACGGTTCTTGGCCTGAAGGATTGGATGGCGGCGCGCGCGACGCAAGCCACGCAAGGTGCCTGA